From a region of the Mycobacterium sp. SMC-8 genome:
- a CDS encoding URC4/urg3 family protein, with translation MTVPVTAPPDPARPAGAAALLRSTNAVRTRSAQLLARARSGDSRWFTVDDVALDGAAAEVAAVTRARFPDLRVPLHSRWRHFEAGGVDRRAELLVLLGDEGADERARAMIDLTVVSVLLDAGAGPRWSYTESHGDARAEFTRSEGLAVASWHAFVSGMFSGDPTRPLQADATGLRSVTEDRLAAAFQVSQANPLVGLAGRVALLHRLGDALAAQPEVFGEQSRPGGLYDRPAAAGGVHAHDILACLLSSLSRIWLSGNVIGDEPVGDCWRHDAVCGPGPTAGWLPLHKLSQWLTYSLLEPFEWAGVAVTGADTLTGLPEYRNGGLLLDHGVLRLRDREASARTWEPADELVVEWRALTVALLDEIAPRVRDRLGVDAQRMPLGSVLEGGTWAAGRASAQRLRGGLPPLPVTSDGTVF, from the coding sequence ATGACGGTCCCGGTGACCGCGCCGCCGGACCCGGCCCGGCCCGCCGGCGCCGCCGCGCTGCTGCGGTCTACGAATGCGGTGCGGACCCGGTCCGCGCAGCTGCTGGCCCGGGCCCGTTCGGGGGATTCCCGGTGGTTCACCGTCGACGACGTCGCACTCGACGGCGCCGCCGCCGAGGTCGCCGCCGTCACCCGCGCGCGGTTCCCGGACCTGCGGGTTCCGCTGCACAGCAGGTGGCGCCACTTCGAGGCCGGCGGGGTGGACCGGCGGGCCGAACTGCTCGTGCTCCTCGGTGACGAAGGAGCCGACGAACGGGCACGCGCGATGATCGACCTGACCGTGGTGAGCGTGCTGCTCGACGCCGGCGCGGGCCCCCGATGGAGTTACACCGAGTCGCACGGTGATGCCCGGGCGGAGTTCACCCGGTCGGAGGGGCTGGCGGTGGCCAGCTGGCACGCCTTCGTCTCCGGCATGTTCTCCGGGGATCCGACGCGGCCGCTGCAGGCCGATGCCACCGGGCTGCGCTCGGTCACCGAGGACCGGCTGGCCGCCGCGTTCCAGGTCAGCCAGGCCAACCCGCTGGTCGGGCTGGCCGGCAGAGTCGCGCTGTTGCACCGCCTCGGCGACGCGCTGGCCGCGCAACCCGAGGTGTTCGGCGAACAGAGCCGCCCCGGCGGGCTGTACGACAGACCGGCCGCAGCGGGCGGGGTGCACGCCCACGACATCCTGGCCTGCCTGCTGTCGTCATTGTCCCGGATCTGGTTGTCCGGCAATGTGATCGGCGACGAACCGGTGGGTGACTGCTGGCGTCACGACGCGGTCTGCGGGCCGGGCCCGACTGCCGGCTGGCTGCCGCTGCACAAACTGTCGCAATGGTTGACCTACTCGCTGCTGGAACCGTTCGAGTGGGCTGGCGTCGCGGTGACCGGCGCGGACACCCTGACCGGACTGCCGGAGTACCGCAACGGCGGGCTGCTGCTCGATCACGGGGTGCTGCGGCTGCGAGACCGCGAGGCGTCGGCGCGGACCTGGGAGCCGGCTGACGAGCTGGTGGTCGAGTGGCGGGCGCTGACGGTGGCGCTGCTCGACGAGATCGCGCCGCGGGTGCGCGACCGGCTCGGGGTCGACGCGCAGCGGATGCCGCTGGGAAGTGTGCTCGAGGGTGGGACATGGGCAGCCGGGCGCGCGTCGGCGCAGCGGCTACGCGGCGGGCTGCCGCCGCTGCCGGTGACCAGTGACGGGACGGTGTTCTGA
- the tenA gene encoding thiaminase II: MSVAPRIGSHHPDSWTTRLWTDIAPIFDAIVAHPFVTGLTDGSLDPDAFAGYVAQDVHYLRTYARALALVGGKAPTLADTAMFARHAAEVFDVELALHAELLPALGLSPDSVDRVPVSPTTQAYNSYLLATVYDGSFADGLAAVLPCYWIYAEVGAELLERGSTDPRYQRWIDSYGGDEFAATVTEVLTLADHMGPALTPAEEACARAHFVTTSRYEWMFFDAGYRREQWPV; this comes from the coding sequence ATGAGCGTCGCCCCGCGCATCGGTTCCCACCATCCTGACTCGTGGACGACGAGGTTGTGGACCGACATCGCACCGATCTTCGATGCGATCGTGGCTCACCCGTTCGTCACCGGTCTGACCGACGGCAGCCTGGACCCGGACGCGTTCGCCGGCTATGTTGCCCAGGACGTGCACTACCTGCGGACCTACGCCCGAGCCCTGGCGCTGGTCGGCGGCAAGGCGCCGACGCTCGCCGACACGGCGATGTTCGCCCGGCACGCCGCCGAGGTGTTCGACGTGGAACTGGCGCTGCACGCCGAACTGCTGCCCGCCCTCGGGCTGTCCCCCGACAGCGTCGACCGCGTGCCGGTGTCCCCGACCACGCAGGCCTACAACAGCTATCTGCTGGCGACCGTGTACGACGGTAGCTTCGCCGACGGACTGGCCGCGGTGCTGCCCTGTTACTGGATCTACGCCGAGGTCGGGGCCGAACTGCTCGAGCGCGGCTCCACCGATCCCCGCTATCAGCGCTGGATCGACAGCTACGGCGGGGACGAGTTCGCCGCCACGGTCACCGAGGTGCTCACCCTCGCCGACCACATGGGCCCGGCGCTCACTCCCGCCGAGGAGGCATGTGCGCGTGCGCATTTCGTCACGACGTCGCGCTACGAGTGGATGTTTTTCGATGCCGGGTACCGGCGCGAGCAGTGGCCGGTCTGA
- a CDS encoding PE-PPE domain-containing protein encodes MRGIIAAAGVASVAALAGSCPPPYALAANVLTVTGYTAAGTLEWDMSKVFQGGYCDADSGNTCTPVPYLSGLPLVGEYDGLRALRSAIRSSTGETIVMGYSQGALIAADWIEQHRGRAGSPSPENLSFVLLGNALRKYGGVRPIYDIDPPTPHSDYHVTDIALEYDGAADFPDNPFNLLALANAFAGFQYVHIYGYDDVDLDVADKLVWIDGNTTYVLIRSQNLPLLEPLRRLGLDDLADRLNGPLKEIVDSAYDRDYPGLVDPETVALHSIPDTSGGDAEVEIADTSGTNPAPTARWVPESDAALHDSVDHKDENLLQTVEVDDRGQDGDEEPTDATVEENTPEEPSGATEPADADEPSEAEDAPEPGSGHAFQGAATEPNGSPSSDQPDSSEQ; translated from the coding sequence GTGCGCGGAATCATCGCCGCGGCCGGTGTTGCATCGGTTGCTGCATTGGCCGGCTCCTGCCCACCGCCGTATGCGCTCGCAGCAAACGTACTGACGGTGACGGGATACACCGCGGCCGGGACGCTCGAGTGGGACATGAGCAAGGTTTTCCAGGGCGGCTACTGCGACGCCGACTCGGGAAACACCTGCACCCCGGTCCCGTACCTGTCCGGGCTGCCGCTGGTCGGAGAGTACGACGGGTTGCGGGCGCTGCGATCGGCGATCAGATCATCGACGGGCGAGACGATCGTGATGGGGTACTCCCAAGGGGCGCTGATCGCCGCGGACTGGATCGAGCAGCACAGGGGCAGGGCGGGCAGCCCGTCGCCGGAGAACCTGTCCTTCGTTCTCCTTGGGAATGCGCTGCGCAAATACGGCGGGGTCCGCCCGATCTACGACATCGATCCGCCGACGCCGCACAGCGATTACCACGTCACCGACATTGCGCTCGAATACGACGGCGCGGCCGACTTCCCGGACAATCCGTTCAACCTGCTGGCGCTCGCCAACGCGTTCGCGGGCTTCCAGTACGTCCACATCTACGGATACGACGACGTCGATCTGGACGTTGCCGACAAGCTCGTCTGGATCGACGGCAACACCACTTATGTGCTGATCCGCAGCCAGAACCTTCCCTTGCTGGAGCCGTTGCGCCGGCTGGGCCTCGACGACCTGGCCGACAGACTCAACGGGCCGCTCAAGGAGATCGTCGACTCCGCCTACGACCGGGACTATCCCGGTCTGGTCGACCCAGAAACCGTTGCACTGCACAGCATTCCGGATACCTCGGGCGGTGACGCCGAGGTCGAGATCGCCGACACGAGCGGCACCAACCCCGCGCCGACCGCCCGGTGGGTGCCGGAATCCGACGCCGCACTCCACGACTCCGTCGACCACAAGGACGAGAACCTCTTGCAGACAGTCGAAGTCGACGACCGAGGGCAGGACGGGGATGAGGAGCCAACCGACGCGACCGTCGAGGAGAACACACCCGAGGAACCGTCCGGCGCTACCGAACCTGCCGACGCCGACGAACCCTCCGAAGCCGAGGACGCTCCTGAGCCCGGATCCGGCCACGCGTTTCAGGGCGCCGCAACCGAACCGAACGGCTCGCCCAGCTCGGACCAGCCGGACAGCTCGGAGCAGTAG
- a CDS encoding GTP cyclohydrolase II — protein MSADAAPPPAKSSGGHIRLTSHSAGADAPRLRWGAPTAAERGPVVGTTTSRGHRNVVGTHSGAYGVYRALAVAAGKLSREHRADLTDTAPTDVIGPYPQWADPVAIVSLDPWGAMVADVFAGEIAAGVDIRPTIAVTKAQVILPEVHDALLKGRLHPDGRVLLGTGAAQVTKAAVEPVWYLPGVAQRFGCSETDLRRVLFEETGGMYPELVTRSDLDVFLPPIGGQTVYIFGDPRDLADPSVELTARVHDECNGSDVFGSDICTCRPYLTHAIEECILGAQRGGVGLVAYSRKEGRALGEVTKFLVYNARKRQAGGDTADQYFARTECVAGVQDMRFQELMPDVLHWLGIRKIHRLVSMSNMKYDAITGSGIDVGERVSIPDELIPADARVEIDAKMAAGYFTPGQVPDADELRKAKGRGLDG, from the coding sequence ATGTCCGCCGATGCCGCGCCGCCACCCGCCAAGTCTTCGGGCGGCCACATCAGGCTGACGTCACACAGCGCGGGCGCTGATGCGCCGCGGCTGCGCTGGGGCGCTCCCACCGCCGCCGAGCGCGGCCCCGTGGTCGGCACCACCACCAGCCGCGGGCACCGCAACGTCGTGGGAACCCACAGCGGCGCCTACGGCGTGTACCGGGCACTGGCGGTCGCCGCGGGCAAGCTCTCGCGCGAGCACCGTGCCGATCTGACCGACACCGCGCCGACGGACGTGATCGGGCCGTATCCGCAGTGGGCCGATCCCGTCGCGATCGTGAGCCTCGACCCGTGGGGTGCGATGGTCGCCGACGTCTTCGCCGGCGAGATCGCCGCGGGTGTCGACATCCGCCCGACGATCGCGGTGACCAAGGCGCAGGTGATCCTGCCGGAGGTGCACGACGCGCTCCTGAAGGGGCGGTTGCACCCCGATGGCCGGGTGCTGCTGGGCACCGGCGCCGCGCAGGTCACGAAGGCCGCGGTCGAGCCGGTCTGGTATTTGCCCGGGGTGGCGCAGCGATTCGGCTGCAGCGAAACCGACCTGCGCCGAGTGCTTTTCGAAGAGACCGGCGGGATGTACCCGGAACTGGTCACCCGGTCGGATCTCGACGTGTTCCTGCCGCCGATCGGCGGGCAGACGGTCTACATCTTCGGTGATCCGCGGGACCTGGCCGACCCGTCGGTCGAGTTGACCGCACGCGTTCACGACGAGTGCAACGGCTCGGATGTGTTCGGTTCGGACATCTGCACCTGTCGGCCGTATCTCACGCACGCGATCGAGGAGTGCATCCTGGGCGCGCAGCGCGGCGGCGTGGGCCTGGTCGCCTACTCCCGCAAGGAAGGCCGGGCGCTCGGTGAGGTGACCAAGTTCCTGGTCTACAACGCCCGGAAACGCCAGGCCGGCGGCGACACGGCCGATCAGTACTTCGCCCGCACCGAATGCGTGGCCGGCGTGCAGGACATGCGCTTCCAGGAGTTGATGCCCGATGTCCTGCACTGGCTCGGGATCCGCAAGATCCACCGCCTGGTGTCGATGAGCAACATGAAGTACGACGCGATCACCGGGTCGGGCATCGACGTCGGTGAGCGGGTGTCGATTCCGGACGAGCTCATCCCCGCCGACGCCCGGGTCGAGATCGACGCGAAGATGGCGGCCGGCTACTTCACCCCGGGGCAGGTGCCCGACGCCGACGAGTTGCGCAAGGCCAAGGGCCGGGGGCTCGACGGATGA
- the ripD gene encoding NlpC/P60 family peptidoglycan-binding protein RipD: MRRVFIFMIGIALVLATPGLASAQPARSATNQKAVEVVIARALSQRGVPFAYGGGGASGPGKGTVAAPLPESATPAAPDQAEIDAQSLDLTPGLNLPSVTPNLAVPAPAPAPRIEVVGFDASGLMVYAYAGVGVKLPRSSGEMYKVGQKVLPAQALPGDLIFYGPEGTQSVALFVGNGQMVETTDSGVAVSPVRTNGMTPYLVRIIA, translated from the coding sequence ATGCGACGCGTCTTCATCTTCATGATCGGTATCGCTCTGGTACTGGCGACACCGGGCCTCGCGTCGGCACAGCCCGCGCGATCGGCGACCAACCAGAAAGCGGTCGAGGTCGTGATCGCGCGGGCTCTGTCCCAGCGCGGCGTGCCGTTCGCCTACGGCGGTGGCGGCGCGTCCGGCCCCGGCAAGGGCACGGTGGCGGCGCCCCTGCCGGAGTCGGCCACACCCGCTGCCCCGGACCAGGCCGAGATCGACGCGCAGTCCCTGGACCTGACCCCCGGACTGAACCTGCCGAGCGTCACTCCCAACTTGGCCGTCCCCGCTCCGGCGCCGGCCCCCCGCATCGAGGTGGTCGGGTTCGATGCCTCCGGCCTGATGGTCTATGCCTACGCCGGCGTCGGGGTGAAGCTGCCGCGGTCCTCCGGCGAGATGTACAAGGTGGGCCAGAAAGTCCTTCCCGCACAAGCACTGCCGGGCGACCTGATCTTCTACGGACCCGAGGGGACGCAGAGCGTGGCCCTGTTCGTCGGCAACGGTCAGATGGTCGAGACCACCGATTCCGGGGTCGCCGTCTCGCCGGTGCGCACCAACGGCATGACTCCCTACCTGGTGCGCATCATCGCGTAG
- the upp gene encoding uracil phosphoribosyltransferase, producing the protein MAAGPGGVRVVDHPLVQHKMTLMRRKDLSTNSFRRLAHEVSALMAYEVLRDVALHEVEVQTPMEITTGSVIDGKKLVLVSVLRAGTGILDGMLEVVPSARVGHIGLYRDPKTLVAVEYYFKMPGDLHERDVIVLDPLLATGNSAIAAVERLREYHPKSIKFMCLLACPEGVAALAGAHPDVPIFTAAVDRELDPDGYILPGLGDVADRIFGTK; encoded by the coding sequence ATGGCGGCGGGTCCGGGCGGGGTGCGTGTCGTCGACCATCCTCTGGTGCAGCACAAGATGACGCTGATGCGCCGGAAAGATCTGTCCACCAACAGTTTCCGCCGCTTGGCGCACGAGGTTTCGGCGCTGATGGCCTACGAGGTGCTGCGCGACGTCGCACTGCACGAGGTGGAGGTCCAGACGCCGATGGAGATCACCACCGGCAGCGTGATCGACGGGAAGAAACTGGTCCTGGTCTCGGTGCTGCGCGCGGGCACCGGAATCCTCGACGGGATGCTGGAGGTGGTGCCGTCAGCCCGGGTCGGCCACATCGGCCTCTACCGGGACCCGAAAACCCTTGTCGCGGTGGAGTATTACTTCAAGATGCCGGGCGATCTGCACGAACGCGACGTGATCGTGCTGGACCCGCTGCTGGCCACCGGGAACTCCGCGATCGCGGCCGTCGAGCGGCTTCGCGAGTACCACCCGAAGTCGATCAAGTTCATGTGCCTGCTCGCCTGCCCGGAGGGCGTCGCCGCGCTGGCCGGCGCGCATCCGGACGTGCCGATCTTCACCGCGGCCGTCGACCGCGAGCTCGACCCCGATGGCTACATCCTGCCGGGCCTCGGCGATGTCGCCGACCGGATCTTCGGTACCAAATGA
- a CDS encoding DUF899 domain-containing protein, translating to MTDTHALPPVVDAQTWRAALDELRKREKAATRELDAIAAQRRRLPMVQLPDYTLTGADGPVRLVDIFEGRAQLIVYNHMWSDGAEWQCGGCTGYTSQFTRLDFLANYDAKFVIVTSGPIEEALAYRTKVGNTMEWYSSAHSPFATDVDAAPNTGFAVNVFLRHGDTVYRTWHTNGRGTEQLSYTFPLIDVLPWGRQEEWQDSPEGWPQRPTYSGWLDSPDVARLYGHR from the coding sequence ATGACCGACACCCACGCCCTGCCGCCCGTGGTCGACGCCCAGACGTGGCGGGCGGCCCTCGACGAGCTCCGCAAGCGCGAGAAGGCCGCCACCCGCGAGCTCGACGCGATTGCCGCCCAACGCCGGCGCCTGCCGATGGTGCAGCTGCCGGACTACACCCTGACCGGTGCCGACGGCCCCGTCCGGCTGGTCGACATCTTCGAGGGTCGCGCGCAGCTAATCGTCTACAACCACATGTGGTCCGACGGAGCGGAATGGCAGTGCGGCGGCTGCACCGGATACACCTCGCAGTTCACCCGGCTGGACTTCCTGGCCAACTACGACGCGAAATTCGTGATCGTGACATCCGGGCCGATCGAGGAGGCCCTGGCCTATCGGACGAAGGTCGGCAACACGATGGAGTGGTACTCGTCGGCGCACAGCCCGTTCGCCACCGATGTCGACGCCGCGCCGAACACCGGATTCGCGGTCAACGTGTTCCTGCGGCACGGCGACACCGTGTACCGCACCTGGCACACCAACGGCCGGGGCACCGAGCAGCTGAGCTACACGTTTCCGCTGATCGACGTGCTGCCGTGGGGACGACAGGAAGAGTGGCAGGATTCGCCCGAGGGCTGGCCGCAGCGCCCCACCTATTCGGGCTGGCTGGATTCTCCTGACGTCGCCCGCCTCTACGGTCACCGCTGA
- the aceA gene encoding isocitrate lyase ICL2, with product MAIIEADLQPQTPFEHDVAETQRYFDSPRFDGIIRLYTARQVAEQRGTIPADYPTARQAATAFYPHLRELFANGRSITTFGPYSPGQAVVMKRMGIEGIYLGGWATSAKGSISEDPGPDLASYPLSQVPEEAAGIVRALLTADRNQQYLRLQMSEEQRKTTPAYDYRPFIIADADTGHGGDPHVRNLIRRFVEAGVPGYHIEDQRPGTKKCGHQGGKVLVPSDEQIKRLNAARFQLDVMRVPGIIVARTDAEAANLIDSRADERDQPFLLGATNLKTPSYKSCYLAMMRRFYDKGVTELNGHLLYALPDGEYATAEAWLERQGLLAVIDDAAAGWQDGTEPSLDAVFDEVESRFVDAWQDDAGLNTYGGAVAELLEFREREGEPSAMSVAEWRAFAERAPLYTAREKAKELGADVAWDCERVKTPEGYYQVRGGIPYAIAKSLAAAPFADVLWMETKTADLADAKQFADAIHAVYPDKMLAYNLSPSFNWDTTGMSDEEMRAFPEEIGKMGFVFNFITYGGHQVDGVASEEFATSLRQEGMLALARLQRKMRLVESPYRTPQTLVGGPRSDAALAASSGRTATTKAMGKGSTQHQHLVQTEVPKKLLEEWLGLWSEHYELPERLHVQLRPRRAGSDVLDLQILGDSEDPLANVVVDPIKDRHGRSILTVRDQNTFAEQMRKKRLMDLIHLWLIHRFKAEIVYYVTPTEDNIYQTEKMKSHGIFSDVYQEVGEIIVADVNQARIDELLAPDRKALLRLISKQD from the coding sequence ATGGCCATCATCGAAGCTGACCTTCAGCCCCAGACACCGTTCGAGCACGATGTCGCCGAGACGCAGCGATACTTCGACAGCCCGCGATTCGACGGCATCATCCGTCTCTATACGGCGCGGCAGGTCGCCGAACAGCGCGGCACGATCCCTGCCGACTATCCGACCGCCCGTCAGGCGGCGACCGCGTTCTACCCGCACCTGCGCGAACTGTTCGCCAACGGCAGGAGCATCACCACGTTCGGCCCCTACTCCCCCGGCCAGGCCGTGGTGATGAAGCGGATGGGCATCGAGGGCATCTACCTCGGCGGCTGGGCGACCTCGGCCAAAGGCTCCATCTCCGAGGACCCGGGCCCCGACCTGGCCAGCTATCCGCTCAGCCAGGTGCCGGAGGAGGCCGCCGGCATCGTGCGGGCACTGCTGACCGCGGACCGCAACCAGCAGTACCTGCGTCTGCAGATGAGCGAGGAACAGCGGAAGACGACACCGGCCTACGATTACCGGCCGTTCATCATCGCTGACGCCGACACCGGACACGGCGGGGACCCGCACGTACGCAACCTGATCCGGCGTTTCGTCGAGGCCGGGGTTCCGGGCTACCACATCGAAGACCAGCGTCCCGGCACCAAGAAATGCGGACATCAGGGCGGCAAGGTGCTGGTGCCGTCGGACGAGCAGATCAAGCGGCTCAATGCCGCGCGGTTCCAGCTCGACGTCATGCGAGTGCCGGGCATCATCGTCGCCCGCACCGACGCCGAGGCGGCCAACCTGATCGACAGTCGCGCCGACGAACGCGACCAGCCGTTCCTGCTCGGCGCGACCAACCTGAAGACCCCGTCGTACAAGTCGTGCTACCTGGCGATGATGCGCAGGTTCTACGACAAGGGCGTCACCGAGCTCAACGGCCATCTGCTCTACGCGTTGCCCGACGGTGAGTACGCCACTGCCGAGGCGTGGCTGGAGCGCCAGGGGCTGCTGGCGGTCATCGACGATGCTGCCGCGGGATGGCAGGACGGCACCGAGCCGTCACTGGACGCGGTGTTCGACGAGGTGGAGTCGCGCTTCGTCGACGCGTGGCAGGACGACGCCGGACTCAACACCTACGGCGGCGCCGTGGCCGAGCTGCTGGAATTCCGGGAACGCGAAGGTGAGCCCTCGGCGATGAGCGTGGCCGAATGGCGGGCCTTTGCCGAGCGGGCGCCGCTGTACACGGCCAGGGAGAAAGCCAAGGAACTGGGCGCCGACGTGGCCTGGGACTGCGAGCGGGTCAAGACGCCCGAGGGCTACTACCAGGTCCGCGGCGGCATCCCGTACGCGATCGCGAAGTCGTTGGCGGCCGCCCCGTTCGCCGACGTCCTGTGGATGGAGACCAAGACCGCGGATCTGGCCGACGCCAAGCAGTTCGCCGACGCCATCCACGCCGTCTACCCCGACAAGATGCTCGCCTACAACCTGTCGCCGTCGTTCAACTGGGACACCACCGGCATGTCCGACGAGGAGATGCGGGCGTTCCCCGAGGAGATCGGCAAGATGGGGTTCGTCTTCAACTTCATCACCTACGGCGGCCATCAGGTCGACGGCGTGGCCTCCGAGGAGTTCGCGACGTCGCTGCGCCAGGAGGGCATGCTCGCGCTGGCCCGGCTGCAACGCAAGATGCGGCTCGTCGAATCTCCGTACCGCACACCGCAGACACTCGTCGGCGGGCCGCGCAGCGATGCGGCGCTGGCTGCGTCGTCGGGACGGACGGCGACCACCAAGGCGATGGGCAAGGGTTCGACCCAGCACCAGCATCTGGTGCAGACAGAGGTGCCCAAGAAGCTGCTTGAGGAGTGGCTGGGACTGTGGAGTGAGCACTACGAGCTGCCGGAACGGTTGCATGTGCAGTTACGGCCGCGGCGTGCCGGTTCGGACGTGCTGGACCTGCAGATCCTCGGTGACAGCGAGGATCCGCTGGCCAACGTCGTCGTCGACCCGATCAAGGACCGGCACGGCCGCAGCATTCTGACCGTCCGAGACCAGAACACGTTCGCCGAGCAGATGCGGAAGAAGCGGTTGATGGACCTGATCCATCTGTGGCTGATCCACCGCTTCAAGGCCGAGATCGTTTACTACGTGACGCCGACCGAGGACAACATCTATCAGACCGAGAAGATGAAGTCGCACGGCATCTTCAGCGACGTCTACCAGGAGGTCGGCGAGATCATCGTCGCCGACGTCAACCAGGCTCGCATCGACGAACTGCTCGCCCCCGACCGCAAGGCGCTGCTGCGGCTGATCAGCAAGCAGGACTGA
- the tpx gene encoding thiol peroxidase, with protein MAQITLRGNPINTVGDLPAVGSAAPGFTLTGTDLGTVEAGQFSGKPLLLNIFPSVDTPVCAASVRKFNESAAGEGVTVLCVSKDLPFAQKRFCGAEGIENVTTASAFRDSFGDDFGITIADGPMAGLLARAVVVVGADGNVAYTELVPEIGQEPDYDAALAALRY; from the coding sequence ATGGCACAGATAACTTTGCGTGGAAACCCGATCAACACCGTCGGCGACCTGCCCGCCGTCGGATCTGCGGCACCCGGCTTCACCCTCACCGGAACGGATCTCGGCACCGTCGAGGCCGGTCAGTTCAGCGGCAAACCCCTGCTGCTCAACATCTTCCCGTCGGTCGACACCCCGGTCTGCGCCGCCAGTGTGCGCAAGTTCAACGAGAGCGCGGCCGGCGAGGGTGTGACGGTGCTGTGCGTCTCGAAGGATCTGCCGTTCGCGCAGAAGCGGTTCTGCGGCGCGGAGGGCATCGAGAACGTCACGACCGCCTCGGCGTTCCGCGACAGCTTCGGTGACGACTTCGGCATCACGATCGCAGATGGACCGATGGCCGGACTGCTGGCCCGCGCCGTGGTGGTGGTCGGAGCCGACGGCAACGTCGCCTACACCGAACTGGTGCCCGAGATCGGCCAGGAGCCGGATTACGACGCCGCACTCGCGGCGCTGCGGTACTAA